GCTTGAGCCAGATATTGGAATTATTAAGTCCCATTCAGACCGTATTAGAGTATATAATCGTTTTTCTGTACCAGAATGTAGTACAGAATTATGGTGTAGTAATTATATTGTTGACGATTATAGTAAGAATAGTGCTGACCCCCCTAACTCTAAGCCAGACTAAGTCTATGGCTAAGATGCAGAAGATGCAGCCTAAGCTTAAAGAAATACAGAAGGCATACAAGGGCGATAAACAGAAGATCCAGGAAAAAACAATGGAGTTTTACAAGCAGAATAATGTAAATCCATTGGCCGGGTGTCTGCCCCTATTGCTTCAAATGCCCATATTTTTTGCACTGTTCCGAACCTTGAGAGAGCCCACAGAGAGGGTAACTGATATAGTAGGAACCTTTGAGTTTTTATGGATGAATTTAAATTGGCCCGACCCTTACTTTATTATGGTTATACTTATGGTGGTAACCATGTTCCTGTCTACCCGGATGACCAATACTGATCCCAAACAATCCACCATCACTTATATAATGCCGGTTGTTTTTGGCTTTATTTCCATAACCCTTCCCTCAGGTATACTGGTATACTGGGCAACTACCAATGTGTGGACCATAGGCCAGCAGTGGCTGGTAAATAAATGGATAAGAAGAGGAGACCAGGAACTGGAGCAGAAAGAAGAAGAGAAACCACAGGCCGAAGAGAAGAAGCTGTCCCCGGAGGAAAAGAAAGTAATAACCGGAAAGAAAAGAAAAAAAAGAAGGAAGAAGAAATAACAAGCGAGGTGTTGGCAGCATGGATGATAAAAAGATGGAAGATGCCCTGGACACATTTGTTGAATCACTGAAACGGGAACAGGAAAATGGAAAGCTTGTAGAACACAATAACTGGAAGGAAACCCCCGAACCTGAAGAAAGCCCCGGCATGGAGAAGCTGGAGAGAATAATAAAGAAAGTGGTAGAAATTATCTGTATTGGTGAAGATGTTAGGGTTGAGTCCGATATCAGAGATATGAAAATATCGGTTTATGGCCGGGACTTGGGGATGGCTATAGGCAGAAATGGAAAAAATATGGAAGCACTTGAGCACATAGTAAACCTGATTGCAGCTAGAAAAAAACTGGTGGATAAGAGTGTGATTATAGACATAAAGGATTACCGCAAGAAAAAAGCGGAAAAGATGAAGAAAACAGCAATAAAGATGGCCAGGAAGGCAATAGAGGAAGGCAAGAAAGTAAAGTTGAAGCCTATGGGCTCTTATGAAAGAAAGATAATACACAATGCCCTGGCCAATTTCAAGAACATAAAAACAGTAAGCAAAAACAGGGAACCCTATAGAAGGATTGTAATTTATCCGGTGCAGGAACAGGGTTAATAACTAAAGAAAAATTAATTCAGATGGCACCTAAAGGGTGCCATTTTTTTATGGTTGCTTGATTTTAGGCAAAAATAATATTATATAGATAGCAAAAGACAGGTAATGAAATGTTAAGATCAGATCAAGATACAATTGCAGCTATTGGCACCAAACCAGGGGAGGCCGCTATAGGGATAGTAAAGATAAGCGGAGCACAAACCATAGCTATTGCGGATAAAATATTCCGTTCGGCTTCGGGGAAAAGGGTAAAGGATATGGAAAGTTTTTCTATAGCTTATGGGCATGTAGTGGACCAGGATGACCGTGCTTTGGATGAGGTGATTCTATCGGTTATGAGAACTCCCCGTTCCTACACCAGAGAAGATGTGGTAGAAATAAACACCCATGGTGGAATAATCCCTACATCCAAAGTGCTGGAATTGTGTTTAAGCCAGGGGGCAAGGATAGCCGAGCCGGGGGAGTTTACTAAAAGAGCTTTTATTAATGGAAGAATTGATCTATCACAGGCTGAAGCAGTAATAGAGATGATTAGATCCAAGACCGAAGAGAGTCTGAGGATTGCGGCCAAGAATATAGACGGTGAATCAGGAACCGCTATTAAAGAAATAAGGCAGAGGATAATAGAAGTGTTGGCGCAGCTGGAGGCATCGGTAGATTTCATAGAGGAAGATTTAGAGCTTACTCCCTATAGTGAGTTAAGCATGGAGGTAGCAAATATTAGAAAACAAATAGATAAATTGATCGTAGATGAAGAAAAGGGTGAAATTATAAAAAATGGAGTAAAGGTAGCAATTGTAGGAAAGCCGAATGTTGGAAAATCAAGCCTGCTTAATTTGTTGATAAGGAAAGA
The sequence above is a segment of the Actinomycetes bacterium genome. Coding sequences within it:
- the mnmE gene encoding tRNA uridine-5-carboxymethylaminomethyl(34) synthesis GTPase MnmE produces the protein MLRSDQDTIAAIGTKPGEAAIGIVKISGAQTIAIADKIFRSASGKRVKDMESFSIAYGHVVDQDDRALDEVILSVMRTPRSYTREDVVEINTHGGIIPTSKVLELCLSQGARIAEPGEFTKRAFINGRIDLSQAEAVIEMIRSKTEESLRIAAKNIDGESGTAIKEIRQRIIEVLAQLEASVDFIEEDLELTPYSELSMEVANIRKQIDKLIVDEEKGEIIKNGVKVAIVGKPNVGKSSLLNLLIRKEKAIVTPIPGTTRDAVEEIIYISGIPLILVDTAGIRKTSNKIEKIGVERSLKHINEAELVMVVVDGSKKLDQRDREIIEKVKDKEIIGVINKIDLGKNITEKDLKSNCLDQNIVEVSATENLGIDSLEEKIKEMIMGKAEFSLEEMIVVNSRHKSLLKEVGELLKNSEEAMKKQLSEEFPAADLRVANDLLGEITGETASDEVLDRIFSQFCIGK
- a CDS encoding KH domain-containing protein, which gives rise to MDDKKMEDALDTFVESLKREQENGKLVEHNNWKETPEPEESPGMEKLERIIKKVVEIICIGEDVRVESDIRDMKISVYGRDLGMAIGRNGKNMEALEHIVNLIAARKKLVDKSVIIDIKDYRKKKAEKMKKTAIKMARKAIEEGKKVKLKPMGSYERKIIHNALANFKNIKTVSKNREPYRRIVIYPVQEQG
- a CDS encoding YidC/Oxa1 family membrane protein insertase, which gives rise to MSQILELLSPIQTVLEYIIVFLYQNVVQNYGVVIILLTIIVRIVLTPLTLSQTKSMAKMQKMQPKLKEIQKAYKGDKQKIQEKTMEFYKQNNVNPLAGCLPLLLQMPIFFALFRTLREPTERVTDIVGTFEFLWMNLNWPDPYFIMVILMVVTMFLSTRMTNTDPKQSTITYIMPVVFGFISITLPSGILVYWATTNVWTIGQQWLVNKWIRRGDQELEQKEEEKPQAEEKKLSPEEKKVITGKKRKKRRKKK